TCAGTTCGAGAATTTTCCCAAGCTTTGATTGTCTGATAGCGATGTCGAGAGGCGGAAAACCGTCCTGCGTGCGATCGCCACAGTCGCTATGCTGTAAGCAATCAGCCTCTTGCGGGCCTCTTAAAGCCTGCAGCAGCTCTGGAGAGATTTTTCATGTCCACCTCGAGCAACTTTCGAGACGCAATTCGTGAGGCCCAGACTAGCGCACTGGTAGGCCCCAGTGTGGTGCGTCGCTCCCTGCCCTTTGTGGGCGGCGGTCTCATCCTGACCTCTGTCGGTGTTTACGGTGGTTTAGGCATTCTGGGCAGCAATCCTGGCCTGTTTATGCCGCTTTGGATCGGCTCCATCGTGCTACAGCTGGTGCTGTTCTTCGTTGCCCAAGGCATCGCTTCGCGTGGGAACAACAGCACAGCCCTACCGATTCTGGCCTTGTATGGTCTGGTCACTGGTTTTTCGTTGACCGGCCTGATCAGCATCGCCCTCGGCAGCGTTGGCATTGGTGGCCTTGGGATTGCAGCTCTCGGCTGCGGCATCACCTTCATCTTGGCCAGCATTTTCGGGCAAAAAATGTCCGAGTCGACGGGTCAAGCCCTCACCCAGACAGTCACCTTGGGCATTGGCGCCCTGTTCTTGGTGATGTTGGTGCAGCTAATTGGCGGCATCTTCATCCCGGCACTGCGGGGTGGACTGGAGCTGTTGATCGCCGGTGCTGGCACAGTCTTGTTTATCGGTGCTGCTTTCGTCGACTTTTATACGCTGCCGCGCACCTATCGCGATGACCAATACTTGGCCGCAGCATTGTCGATGTACTTGACCTACATCAACCTGTTCATCTTCATCCTGCGCTTCCTGATCGCTATTTCGGGCAGCAGTCGCGACTAGGCTACGATCGCCCATTTAGGGCTCTACCACTTCCTAATAGTTGCAAAGGCCAAGTCCTGAGTGGACCTGGCCTTTTTGCTATCGCAAGCAGAGCATTTTCAGGCTGAGTTCAAGTCTTTACCCCATCCTTTGGGCAAGGGGCGGATGCCCCTGACCTCACCAGTATTCAGCTTGTAAGGCTTAAAACTGGTTGGTTTCATTCGGTGACTGTTCAGCCCCGCCCGGCGATAGGAAGAGATTCTGCGCTGCATCGTTCTGATAGACGCAGTTCACCGCCGGTTTACTGCGCAGCGTGCCTGTATAGGCAAAGGTATTCATCCGGTTTTTGCAGTCGCGGACATCGTTGCTGCTGACTGCCCCCTGTTGTTCCAGCACTGCCCAGTTATTGCGGCGAATCACACAGCCAGGTTGCATCACAGGCTGCGAAACATAGACGCTAAACGGGTTGAGCGTCATGAAGACCCGCATATCCATGGCGACGGCACTGGCACCGTACTGGACACAGATATCGCGATCGGGGGCTTGTTGGTCCAGTGCTTCCCGCGAGACGACGTTCTCCGGCGAGAAGCTGAGGTTCGAGGTGATCACCGAGCCAATGCCAATTCCGATGATCAACACCCCGCCCAGAATCGACAGCGTCATCAAGTCAAACGGATTTTTGCCCTTGTCCTGTGGCGGCTGGGGCGATCGGCTCGGCGGCTCTGAATAGCGGCTCGGGTAGGAAGGAGGAGAAGGACGGCGTCGCATGCAAAGCCTCGTTGGCAACTGCAGGAAGGTGAGGGTGCGACCAAAAACGCACCGTATCCTGATCTGAGTACTGGTTTAGCACGATTGTTCCCGGAACCTCATGGCTCCTCTCCTCGCTTCAATCACAACGCCGCGATCGCCCTTGGCTCTGATCTGGCAAGACAGCCTAACCGTGTTCTGGGGAGACTGGCTCGATCTGCGGGTTCGCGTCACCCAGATCGTTTCCTCTGGTTTAGTCTCGCCCCTAATCTATATCGTTGCCTTTGGCTTTGGCTTAGGTAGTTCCTTGCGCCCCGGCTCTGGTTTGCCAGAGGGATACAACAGCTATTTGGAATTCATCCTGCCGGGGATGGTGGCGCTGTCATCGATGGCAATTAGCTTTGGCGGCACCACTTTTTCGATCTGTGGCGAGCGACTATTCAGCAAAACCTTTGAGGAAACGCTGCTGCTGCCGGTTCATCCGCTGGCATTGCACATTGGCAAGATGATCGCGGGCGTTGTGCGCGGACTACTGACCTCCGTCTCCTTGCTGGCGATCGCGATTTTAGCGACGGGGAGCTGGGGCTTCCTGCATCCGCTCTTTCTGCTGACACTGGTCCTGAACTGTGCCACTTTCGCTGGCATTGGTGTCTTGGTTGGCCTGCGGGTCAAGTCTTTGGAGACTGTCGGCCTCTACAACAACTTCTTGATTGTGCCGATGTCGTTTTTAGGGGCAACCTTCTTCGATCCGGCACAACTGCCGATCGCCCTTAAAGCAGCGGTCTATCTGATGCCCCTGACCTATACCAATTTGGGATTGCGCGCTGCCGCCTACAATCCTGCCGAATATCCGTGGTACAGCCTGGTGATCCTGGTGCTGTTAGCGACAAGTTTGGCTGCCTTGGGTGCCAAGCAGTTTGCTAGCCAGCAAGACTAAGGCGCGGGCGCAGGGAGATCCTCAGGCACAATAGTCCTTTGTAGCCATTTGGACTCTGCCTGCCCCATGGGGAAGCCCCGCGTTCTTTCCGGTGTTCAACCGACCGGCAACTTGCACCTCGGCAACTATCTCGGGGCGATTCGGAATTGGGTCGAAGGTCAGCAGCAGTACGACAACTTTTTCTGTGTGGTCGATCTGCACGCAATCACGGTTCCCCACGACCCAACCACGCTGGCTGAGAACACCTATCGCACGGCAGCGCTCTATTTGGCCTGTGGCATCGATCTCAGTTGCTCGACGATTTTTGTGCAGTCCCATGTCTCAGCGCACAGTGAGCTGACTTGGCTGCTGAACTGCGTGACGCCCCTGAACTGGCTGGAAGGCATGATTCAGTTCAAGGAAAAAGCGCTGAAACAAGGAGAGAACGTCTCGACGGGGCTCTTGGATTACCCCGTGCTGATGGCAGCGGATATTCTGCTCTACGATGCCGATCGCGTCCCGGTGGGCGAAGACCAAAAGCAACACTTAGAGTTGACCCGCGACATTGCGGTTCGCATCAATCACCTGTTTGGGCGCGACGAAACGCCAGTCTTCAAGTTGCCGGAGCCCTTGATTCCTAAGGCAGGGGCACGGGTGATGAGCCTGACCGATGGCACCAAGAAAATGTCGAAGTCAGATCCGACGGAACTGAGCCGGATTAACCTGCTGGATCCGCCCGAGCTGATTGAGAAGAAGATCAAGCGCTGTAAGACCGATCCGCAGCGCGGGCTGGAATTTGATAACCCCGATCGCCCCGAGTGTAATAACCTGTTGAGCCTCTACGCGATCCTGAGTGGCCGTAGTCGCGAGACTGTTGCCGCAGAATGTGCCGACATGGGCTGGGGGCAATTCAAACCGCTGTTGGCAGAAGCGGCGATCGAGGCCCTGCGTCCGATCCAGACCAAATACGACGAAGTGCGATCGGAGCCAGGCTATTTGGATAGTGTGCTGAAGCAAGGCCGAGAACGGGCCAGTGAAGTGGCGAATGCTACCTTGCGCCGTGTCCAAGATGCCCTTGGTTTTAGTCGGCCCGTGGCATGAACATGCGTCGTTTTCGCGAAGCGGTCGCCGCTGGTGAGTTTTTAATCACCGCTGAGGTAGCGCCACCCAAGGGAGCCGATCCCAGTGGCATGCTTGTCCATGCGGAACTGCTGCGATCGCGCGTCCATGCCATCAACATCACCGATGGCAGTCGCGCCGTGATGCGGATGTCCTCCCTCGCTGCGACGGTGTTGCTGCGCCAGCGGGGCATTGAGCCAATCTGCCAAGTTGCTTGCCGCGATCGCAATCGCATTGCCCTACAAGCCGATCTCCTCGGGGCGCAAGCCCTCGGTCTGGACAATATCTTGGCGCTGACGGGTGACCCGGTCAAAGCCGGCGATAGTCCTGAAGCGCGGCCAGTGTTTGAGCTGGAATCCGTGCGATTGCTGCAGTTGATCCAGAAGCTGAACGGTGGACTAGATATCCACGACAAGCCGCTGCCGGATGGTGCCAGTGATCTGTTTGCAGGCGCAGCCGTCGATCCACAACTCAAGAGCTGGTCGGGGCTGGAACGCCGTTTTTGGCGCAAGGTGGACTCGGGCGCGCAGTTCTTTCAGAGCCAGCTAATCTGCGATTTCGATCGCCTCGATCGCTTCATGGAGCAGATCGCACGGCCTAGCGGTCGCCCTGTACTGGCCGGTATCTTCCTACTCAAGTCCGCCAAAAACGCGGAGTTTATCAATCGCAATGTGCCAGGAGTGCAGATTCCCCAGACGATCATCGATCGCCTCGCAGCAGCAGCGGATCCACTGGCAGAAGGGATTGCGATCGCGGCTGAACAGGTTCGTTGGGCTCAGCAACTTTGCCAAGGCGTGCATCTAATGGCAGTCCGGCGGGAAGACTTGATTCCAGCCATTCTCGATCAAGCTGGGATTGCACCACTGCAACCCACGAGCGATCGCCAACCATCGACTCTGCTTATGCCATAGATATATAGAGAAAATTCTTAGAAACGTGAATTAAAGATAGACTTGAGTCTATCGAATGGTGATTAGGTTGTGAAAAATCTGACGCTGCACCAGCTCAAAGTGTTTGAAGCCGCTGCCCGCCATAGTAGCTTCACCCGCGCGGCAGAAGAGCTGTATTTGACCCAGCCCACAGTCTCCATTCAGGTCAAACAACTGACCAAAGCAGTCGGTCTGCCGCTTTTTGAGCAAATTGGTAAGCGGCTCTACCTCACAGAAGCAGGACGTCAGCTCTACAAAACAACCCGGCAGGTGTTCGAGCAGCTCGAACAGCTCGACATGACGATCGCTGACCTGCAAGGCATGAAACAGGGTCAGCTACGTCTCGCAGTCATCACCACGGCCAAGTACTTTATTCCCCGCTTGATCGGACCCTTTTGCCAGCGCTACCCCGGCATCAATGTCTCTCTCAAGGTGACCAACCATGAGGGTCTCGTCAATCGGATCAATGACAACCTTGACGATCTCTACGTGCTCAGCCGTCCCCCCAGTGGACTAGATATCACTGTACAGCCCTTCCTCGATAACCCCCTTGTTGTCGTAGGCCCAGCAACGCATCCCCTCGCGAAGCAGCGAGGCATTTCCCTCGAGCGCATCGCACAAGAGCCGTTTATTCTGCGGGAACGGGGGTCGGGGACTCGGGAAGCAGCGGAACAGCTATTTGCTGCCCATAACCTCAATTTGAATGTCAAGCTCGACCTCGGTAGCAACGAAGCAATTAAGCAAGCCATTCTCGGGGGCTTAGGACTCGCGGTGCTGTCTTATCACACCCTGACCTCAGCGGGTGCAACGCCGGAATTAGTGATGTTTGAGGTTGAAGGATTCCCCATCCATCGCCAGTGGCATGCCGTTTATCCAGCCGGTAAGCAACTCTCGACTGTCGCTGCAACTTTTTTGGATTACCTCCTCACAGAAAGCCAGCGGATCGCAGCAGATATTCAAATTCCTGAAGCAAGCGCAAGCGTGATCGCAGCAGATAATCCTGAAAATCCTGAGCCTCTGCTTGAGGTCTAACTGGCAACAGAGGACAAAGCTGCACTCCTCATCGGCCGCTGACAGTCTGTGGAGTGAGTTGCTTAGTGGTGGGCGATCGCTGAATTCAGGTGCTGACGACCTTGCCGTACCAGAGCGGCGGTCACTGGCAGTTGATGGCTGACAGAGTTTAAGGGAAGATCACCCACTCTCAGGCAAAAGAGACTCAGCTTCAAAAACTTGAGAGCACCACCACTCATTTCCAGTAGTCGGGCATAACTGCGATCGCAGGAGGGTTATTCAGCCGTTGAGGACGGAATAGTTCGACTTAGCCGAACTTGGCAGGAATCGCCCGAAATTTCAGCTTTAGCAACGCTTTTCAGTCACGGTTTTTGCGGGAGTATCAAGGATTATTGCAGTTCATAGCGCTCCCCGAATCCCCTTCGTACGGTGGGTTTAGAGAGCGGCGGCAAGCCCCCCCTAGGATGCCCAAGTTCTCCTTGCCTCACACAATCCTCGGAGGCCCCATGATGGTGAACTCAGCAGCGTTACGGACCCGAGGGATGGAATTGCTGGTCGCCTACGCTGAGAATCCCAGCATTGCCCTCCGCAATCAAATCGTGCAGTTGAATCTCGGGCTCGTTCGCAAAATTGCCCACCGCTTGAGCCGTCAGTGCTCGGAGCCCTATGAAGACCTTGAGCAGATTGGCTTTCTGGGGTTAATTCGAGCGATCGAGCGATTTCAGCCCCATCAGGGCTGTGCCTTTAGCTCCTTTGCCGTGCCTTACATTCGCGGTGAAATCCTCCACTTTTTACGCGATAGCTGCCATAGTGTCCGCATCCCGCGCCGCTGGCAGGAACTCCAGCGTCAAGGCCAGCATCTGCGCGAAGCCCTGCGCCATGAGTGGGGGCGTGCCCCCACTGAACAAGAGCTGGCCTCGGCATTGAACCTGTCCATGACGGAGTGGCAGGAAATTCATCTCGCCCGCCGCAATCGTCTG
The sequence above is a segment of the Synechococcus elongatus PCC 11801 genome. Coding sequences within it:
- a CDS encoding methylenetetrahydrofolate reductase; the protein is MNMRRFREAVAAGEFLITAEVAPPKGADPSGMLVHAELLRSRVHAINITDGSRAVMRMSSLAATVLLRQRGIEPICQVACRDRNRIALQADLLGAQALGLDNILALTGDPVKAGDSPEARPVFELESVRLLQLIQKLNGGLDIHDKPLPDGASDLFAGAAVDPQLKSWSGLERRFWRKVDSGAQFFQSQLICDFDRLDRFMEQIARPSGRPVLAGIFLLKSAKNAEFINRNVPGVQIPQTIIDRLAAAADPLAEGIAIAAEQVRWAQQLCQGVHLMAVRREDLIPAILDQAGIAPLQPTSDRQPSTLLMP
- a CDS encoding RNA polymerase sigma factor SigF: MPKFSLPHTILGGPMMVNSAALRTRGMELLVAYAENPSIALRNQIVQLNLGLVRKIAHRLSRQCSEPYEDLEQIGFLGLIRAIERFQPHQGCAFSSFAVPYIRGEILHFLRDSCHSVRIPRRWQELQRQGQHLREALRHEWGRAPTEQELASALNLSMTEWQEIHLARRNRLPMSLDATLNQAGDSSVTLVETLPDNSQQWQQAALEERQQLIEAIGQLEEKARTAIESVYLRGLTRKEAAQQFGISPMTITRRINRGVQKIAEHLERMANESSIQPQNDSRSAAL
- a CDS encoding ABC transporter permease, producing MAPLLASITTPRSPLALIWQDSLTVFWGDWLDLRVRVTQIVSSGLVSPLIYIVAFGFGLGSSLRPGSGLPEGYNSYLEFILPGMVALSSMAISFGGTTFSICGERLFSKTFEETLLLPVHPLALHIGKMIAGVVRGLLTSVSLLAIAILATGSWGFLHPLFLLTLVLNCATFAGIGVLVGLRVKSLETVGLYNNFLIVPMSFLGATFFDPAQLPIALKAAVYLMPLTYTNLGLRAAAYNPAEYPWYSLVILVLLATSLAALGAKQFASQQD
- a CDS encoding Bax inhibitor-1/YccA family protein, whose product is MSTSSNFRDAIREAQTSALVGPSVVRRSLPFVGGGLILTSVGVYGGLGILGSNPGLFMPLWIGSIVLQLVLFFVAQGIASRGNNSTALPILALYGLVTGFSLTGLISIALGSVGIGGLGIAALGCGITFILASIFGQKMSESTGQALTQTVTLGIGALFLVMLVQLIGGIFIPALRGGLELLIAGAGTVLFIGAAFVDFYTLPRTYRDDQYLAAALSMYLTYINLFIFILRFLIAISGSSRD
- the cmpR gene encoding HTH-type transcriptional activator CmpR yields the protein MKNLTLHQLKVFEAAARHSSFTRAAEELYLTQPTVSIQVKQLTKAVGLPLFEQIGKRLYLTEAGRQLYKTTRQVFEQLEQLDMTIADLQGMKQGQLRLAVITTAKYFIPRLIGPFCQRYPGINVSLKVTNHEGLVNRINDNLDDLYVLSRPPSGLDITVQPFLDNPLVVVGPATHPLAKQRGISLERIAQEPFILRERGSGTREAAEQLFAAHNLNLNVKLDLGSNEAIKQAILGGLGLAVLSYHTLTSAGATPELVMFEVEGFPIHRQWHAVYPAGKQLSTVAATFLDYLLTESQRIAADIQIPEASASVIAADNPENPEPLLEV
- the trpS gene encoding tryptophan--tRNA ligase, which codes for MGKPRVLSGVQPTGNLHLGNYLGAIRNWVEGQQQYDNFFCVVDLHAITVPHDPTTLAENTYRTAALYLACGIDLSCSTIFVQSHVSAHSELTWLLNCVTPLNWLEGMIQFKEKALKQGENVSTGLLDYPVLMAADILLYDADRVPVGEDQKQHLELTRDIAVRINHLFGRDETPVFKLPEPLIPKAGARVMSLTDGTKKMSKSDPTELSRINLLDPPELIEKKIKRCKTDPQRGLEFDNPDRPECNNLLSLYAILSGRSRETVAAECADMGWGQFKPLLAEAAIEALRPIQTKYDEVRSEPGYLDSVLKQGRERASEVANATLRRVQDALGFSRPVA
- a CDS encoding DUF3172 domain-containing protein, giving the protein MRRRPSPPSYPSRYSEPPSRSPQPPQDKGKNPFDLMTLSILGGVLIIGIGIGSVITSNLSFSPENVVSREALDQQAPDRDICVQYGASAVAMDMRVFMTLNPFSVYVSQPVMQPGCVIRRNNWAVLEQQGAVSSNDVRDCKNRMNTFAYTGTLRSKPAVNCVYQNDAAQNLFLSPGGAEQSPNETNQF